A stretch of DNA from Streptomyces xanthii:
GCCACCGTCTACCGGGCGGGGGCGGGCCGTGCGAGGCCGGTGCCGCCGGTCCTGACGGCCCTGCGCCGGTTCCCGAACCCGCGGCTCACCGGCCTGGGCAGCGGTCTGTTCTGCGTGGGCACGATGCTGGTGCTCGGGTTGCTGGACTCGCTGCTGTTCGGCAGCTCGAAGGCCTTCTATGGCGTGACGTTCCTGCTGGTCAGCGGGCTCACCGCGGGGTGGGTGCGGAAGGCCGATCTGGTGGCGGGCCCCATCGCCGTACCGATCGCGTTCGCCGTCGGGGTCGTGCCGATCGCGCAGGGCGGGAACGGGTTCGGGGCGCAGGTGATGGGCGTCGTGACGACGCTCGCGCTGAACGCCGGGTGGCTCTACGCGGGCACGCTCGTCGCCGGCGTCGTCGTGCTGGTGCGCCGGGCGCGGCTGAACGCGCACCGGGAGGCGCAGCGCCGGGCGGCCGCCGCGGCGGGGCGGCGCCCCTCGCAGCCGGGCCAGGCGAAGGCGCAGGCGCCCAAGCCCCGGCGCCGCACCGCCTGAGTCCGGCCTCAGGCCGCCCGGGACGCGGTCATGGCCGCGCCCACGATCCCCGCGTTGTTCTGCAGTTCCGCCGGGACGATCTCGGCCTTGATGTGCTTGATGAGCGGCAGGAACTTGTGGGCCTTGCGGCTGACGCCGCCGCCGATGATGAACAGCTCGGGCGAGAACAGCATCTCGACGTGCGCGAGGTACTTCTGGACGCGCCTGGCCCAGTGCTCCCAGCTCAGGTCGTGATCCTCCTTGGCCTTGGTGGAGGCGTGCTTCTCGGCGTCGTGGCCGTTCAGCTCCAGGTGGCCGAGCTCGGTGTTCGGGACGAGGGTGCCGTCGACGAAGAGGGCGCTGCCGATGCCGGTGCCGAAGGTGAGCAGGAGGACGGTGCCCTTGCGGCCGCGGCCCGCGCCGAACTGCATCTCGGCGACGCCCGCCGCGTCCGCGTCGTTCAGGATCGTGACGGGGAGGCCGCCGAGCTTCTCGCTGAGCAGGGCGCGGGCGTCGACGTCGATCCAGCTCTTGTCGACGTTGGCCGCGGTGCGGACGGTGGCGCCGCCGGTGACGACGCCCGGGAAGGTGATGCCGACCCGGTCGCAGGGGCCGTCGAAGTGCTCGACGACCTGCCGGACCCCGTCGGCCACGCCGTCGGGCGTGGCCGGGTGCGGGGTCAGCACCTTGAACCGTTCCGTCGCGAGTTCGCCCTGCTCCAGGTCGACCGGTGCGCCTTTGATGCCCGATCCGCCGATGTCCACGCCGAAGATCTGCATGGGATGCATGGGACCACGCTACGACGCGGCGCGCGAGGTCACTTCTCGGCGGAGGCGCCTTCCACGAGGGCGGCGGCCTCGGCCCGCAGGTCGC
This window harbors:
- a CDS encoding DUF6542 domain-containing protein, with protein sequence MEQPRTRTPQSRPRRTTPLPPQARAGRGGARPAGPGRQAGPAGPAPESATVYRAGAGRARPVPPVLTALRRFPNPRLTGLGSGLFCVGTMLVLGLLDSLLFGSSKAFYGVTFLLVSGLTAGWVRKADLVAGPIAVPIAFAVGVVPIAQGGNGFGAQVMGVVTTLALNAGWLYAGTLVAGVVVLVRRARLNAHREAQRRAAAAAGRRPSQPGQAKAQAPKPRRRTA
- the ppgK gene encoding polyphosphate--glucose phosphotransferase — translated: MQIFGVDIGGSGIKGAPVDLEQGELATERFKVLTPHPATPDGVADGVRQVVEHFDGPCDRVGITFPGVVTGGATVRTAANVDKSWIDVDARALLSEKLGGLPVTILNDADAAGVAEMQFGAGRGRKGTVLLLTFGTGIGSALFVDGTLVPNTELGHLELNGHDAEKHASTKAKEDHDLSWEHWARRVQKYLAHVEMLFSPELFIIGGGVSRKAHKFLPLIKHIKAEIVPAELQNNAGIVGAAMTASRAA